The proteins below are encoded in one region of Ammospiza nelsoni isolate bAmmNel1 chromosome 23, bAmmNel1.pri, whole genome shotgun sequence:
- the ELAPOR1 gene encoding endosome/lysosome-associated apoptosis and autophagy regulator 1 isoform X1, with amino-acid sequence MQTQTCRPCAAGTYSLGTGVRFDEWDEVPHGFANVATNLEVDDGFGDAAENCTASTWVPLGDYVASNTDECTATLMYAVSLKQSGTVTFEYIYPDSSIVFEFFVQNDQCQPTVEESRWMRTTEKGWEFHSVELSRGNNVLYWRTTAFSVWSKVPKPVLVRNIGITGVAFTSECFPCKPGTFAPAAGSAACQPCPADTFSGKGATACQPCDPDTYAEPGSGSCKPRPPCTDKDFFYTHTACDARGETQLMYKWAEPKICSEELPQATRLPSSGVKTRCPPCNPGFAKGNSSTCQPCPYGFYSNGSACLSCPEGTEPVLGLEYKWWNVLPPNMETTVLSGINFEYKGIAGWEVAGDYIYTAAGASDSDFMILTLVVPGFSPPSPVLEDTESREVARITFVFETFCSVGCELYFMVGVNSHTNTPVETWTGSTGKQSYTYLVEKNATMSFTWAFQRTPYHEAGRRFTSDVAKLYSINVTNVQGGVASFCRRCAPQPTGSCAPCSPGSAVDPSSGTCQPCPPGTYLRGHPSDGTPTCHPCGPGTRSNQLRSLCYNNCSLALALPGRMLHFEFPSLGQGAGVGTGPGFTPKGLRYSHHFRLSLCGHQGRKMASCADNVTAGLGGPARVVTSYVCQAILVPSDVTGARAAVSSQPVSLGDHLLGVTTSSVLDGIVSPPELFPPSHPDLPDIIFFFRSNDMTQPCSGGRATTIRLRCDPLRVGIGTLAVPSKCPEGTCDGCTFHFLWVTAEGCPRCSSSHHRPIVGACIGGVQKTTYVWREPRLCHGGDGLPPQVIQACRSVDFWLKVGISTGTGVAVLLAALAAYFWKKTQKLEYKYSKLVMDAAARETDATSPDSCAIMEGEDAEDELLFATEMSLFGKLKALTAKFPHRRGAPGLSFPTPQRMPDGFDSVPLKTSSSSTDREL; translated from the exons GTCAACGTGGGTGCCACTGGGGGACTACGTGGCCTCCAACACAGATGAATGCACAGCCACCCTCATGTATGCTGTGAGCCTCAAACAGTCGGGGACTGTCACCTTCGAGTACATCTACCCTGACAGCAGCATCGTCTTCGAATTCTTC GTGCAGAACGACCAGTGCCAGCCCACGGTGGAGGAGTCCCGCTGGATGCGGAcaacagagaagggctgggaaTTCCACAGC GTGGAGCTGAGCCGTGGGAACAACGTGCTGTACTGGCGGACCACCGCCTTCTCCGTCTGGTCCAAGGTGCCTAAACCGGTGCTGGTGAGGAACATCGGCATTACAG GGGTGGCCTTCACTTCGGAGTGCTTCCCCTGCAAGCCCGGCACCTTCGCCCCCGCTGCCGGCTCAGCCgcctgccagccctgtcccgCTGACACCTTCTCTGGCAAAGGGGCCACCGCCTGCCAACCCTGCGACCCTGACACCTACGCCG AGCCCGGCTCGGGGTCCTGCAAGCCACGCCCGCCCTGCACGGACAAGGATTTCTTCTACACCCACACGGCCTGCGACGCCCGTGGGGAG ACCCAGCTGATGTACAAGTGGGCAGAGCCCAAGAtctgcagtgaggagctgccGCAGGCGACCCGGCTGCCATCCTCGGGGGTCAAGACACGATGCCCCCCCTGCAACCCTGGCTTCGCCAAAGGCaacagcagcacctgccagccctgtccctaTGGCTTCTATTCCAACGGCTCCG CCTGTCTCAGTTGCCCAGAGGGCACTGAGCCAGTGCTGGGCTTGGAGTACAAGTGGTGGAACGTGCTGCCCCCCAACATGGAGACCACCGTGCTCAGCGGCATCAACTTCGAGTACAAGGGCATTGCAG gctgggaggtAGCTGGGGACTACATTTACACGGCAGCTGGAGCCTCTGACAGCGACTTCATGATCCTCACGCTGGTGGTCCCTGGCTTCAG CCCTCCAAGCCCAGTGCTAGAggacacagagagcagggaggtggccAGGATCACCTTCGTTTTCGAGACGTTCTGCAGCGTTGGCTGTGAGCTCTACTTTATGGTG GGTGTCAACTCACACACCAACACTCCGGTGGAGACATGGACAGGCTCCACAGGGAAACAATCCTACACCTACCTGGTGGAGAAGAACGCGACCATGAGCTTCACTTGGGCCTTCCAGCGCACCCCCTACCACGAGGCG GGCCGGCGGTTCACCAGTGATGTGGCCAAGCTGTACAGCATCAACGTCACCAATGTGCAGGGGGGGGTGGCCTCCTTCTGCCGCcgctgtgccccccagcccactgGGTCCTGTGCCCCGTGTTCCCCTGGCAGTGCCGTGGACCCCAGCTCGggcacctgccagccctgtccgCCTGGCACCTACCTGCGGGGCCACCCCTCCGACGGGACGCCCACCTGCCACCCCTGTGGCCCTGGCACACGCAGCAACCAG ctGCGATCACTATGCTACAACAactgcagcctggcactggcactgccaggccgGATGCTGCACTTCGAGTTCCCATCGCTGGGCCAAGGtgctggggtgggcacagggccCGGCTTCACCCCCAAAGGGCTGCGCTACAGCCATCACTTCCGCCTGAGCCTCTGTGGGCACCAG GGCAGGAAAATGGCCTCATGTGCTGACAATGTGACGGCAGGTCTGGGGGGCCCTGCCCGGGTGGTCACCTCTTATGTGTGTCAGGCCATTCTGGTGCCCTCCGATGTCACCGGTGCCCGCGCCGCTGTGTCTTCTCAGCCTGTCAGCCTGGGTGACCACCTGctgg gtgtcACCACCAGCTCCGTGCTGGACGGCATCGTGTCTCCCCCAGAGCTCTTCCCCCCCAGCCACCCTGACCTGCCTGACATCATCTTCTTCTTCAG GTCCAACGACatgacacagccctgcagtggtgGCCGGGCCACCACCATCCGCCTACGCTGTGACCCCCTGCGTGTCGGCATTGGCACCCTGGCTGTCCCGag CAAATGCCCCGAGGGCACCTGCGACGGCTGCACCTTCCATTTCCTGTGGGTGACGGCCGAGGGATGTCcccgctgctccagctcccaccacCGCCCCATCGTCGGCGCCTGCATCGGCGGCGTTCAG AAAACCACCTACGTGTGGCGGGAGCCCCGGCTGTGCCACGGCGGAGACGGCCTGCCGCCGCAGGTGATCCAGGCGTGCCGGAGCGTGGATTTTTGGCTAAAAGTGGGAATTTCCACTGGGACGGGCGTGGCCGTCTTGCTGGCCGCCCTCGCCGCTTATTTCTGGAAAAAGACTCAAAA GTTGGAATACAAATATTCCAAGCTGGTGATGGACGCGGCGGCCCGGGAGACCGACGCGACGTCGCCCGATAGCTGCGCCATCATGGAGGGGGAGGACGCGGAGGACGAGCTGCTCTTTGCCACCGAAATGTCACTTTTTGGAAAACTTAAAGCCCTGACGGCCAAG tttccccac CGCCGGGGGGCTCCAGGCCTCAGTTTCCCTACCCCACAGCGGATGCCGGATGGATTCGACTCGGTCCCGCTCAAGACCTCATCCAGCAGCACCGATCGCGAGCTGTAA
- the ELAPOR1 gene encoding endosome/lysosome-associated apoptosis and autophagy regulator 1 isoform X3: MQTQTCRPCAAGTYSLGTGVRFDEWDEVPHGFANVATNLEVDDGFGDAAENCTASTWVPLGDYVASNTDECTATLMYAVSLKQSGTVTFEYIYPDSSIVFEFFVQNDQCQPTVEESRWMRTTEKGWEFHSVELSRGNNVLYWRTTAFSVWSKVPKPVLTQLMYKWAEPKICSEELPQATRLPSSGVKTRCPPCNPGFAKGNSSTCQPCPYGFYSNGSACLSCPEGTEPVLGLEYKWWNVLPPNMETTVLSGINFEYKGIAGWEVAGDYIYTAAGASDSDFMILTLVVPGFSPPSPVLEDTESREVARITFVFETFCSVGCELYFMVGVNSHTNTPVETWTGSTGKQSYTYLVEKNATMSFTWAFQRTPYHEAGRRFTSDVAKLYSINVTNVQGGVASFCRRCAPQPTGSCAPCSPGSAVDPSSGTCQPCPPGTYLRGHPSDGTPTCHPCGPGTRSNQLRSLCYNNCSLALALPGRMLHFEFPSLGQGAGVGTGPGFTPKGLRYSHHFRLSLCGHQGRKMASCADNVTAGLGGPARVVTSYVCQAILVPSDVTGARAAVSSQPVSLGDHLLGVTTSSVLDGIVSPPELFPPSHPDLPDIIFFFRSNDMTQPCSGGRATTIRLRCDPLRVGIGTLAVPSKCPEGTCDGCTFHFLWVTAEGCPRCSSSHHRPIVGACIGGVQKTTYVWREPRLCHGGDGLPPQVIQACRSVDFWLKVGISTGTGVAVLLAALAAYFWKKTQKLEYKYSKLVMDAAARETDATSPDSCAIMEGEDAEDELLFATEMSLFGKLKALTAKRMPDGFDSVPLKTSSSSTDREL, translated from the exons GTCAACGTGGGTGCCACTGGGGGACTACGTGGCCTCCAACACAGATGAATGCACAGCCACCCTCATGTATGCTGTGAGCCTCAAACAGTCGGGGACTGTCACCTTCGAGTACATCTACCCTGACAGCAGCATCGTCTTCGAATTCTTC GTGCAGAACGACCAGTGCCAGCCCACGGTGGAGGAGTCCCGCTGGATGCGGAcaacagagaagggctgggaaTTCCACAGC GTGGAGCTGAGCCGTGGGAACAACGTGCTGTACTGGCGGACCACCGCCTTCTCCGTCTGGTCCAAGGTGCCTAAACCGGTGCTG ACCCAGCTGATGTACAAGTGGGCAGAGCCCAAGAtctgcagtgaggagctgccGCAGGCGACCCGGCTGCCATCCTCGGGGGTCAAGACACGATGCCCCCCCTGCAACCCTGGCTTCGCCAAAGGCaacagcagcacctgccagccctgtccctaTGGCTTCTATTCCAACGGCTCCG CCTGTCTCAGTTGCCCAGAGGGCACTGAGCCAGTGCTGGGCTTGGAGTACAAGTGGTGGAACGTGCTGCCCCCCAACATGGAGACCACCGTGCTCAGCGGCATCAACTTCGAGTACAAGGGCATTGCAG gctgggaggtAGCTGGGGACTACATTTACACGGCAGCTGGAGCCTCTGACAGCGACTTCATGATCCTCACGCTGGTGGTCCCTGGCTTCAG CCCTCCAAGCCCAGTGCTAGAggacacagagagcagggaggtggccAGGATCACCTTCGTTTTCGAGACGTTCTGCAGCGTTGGCTGTGAGCTCTACTTTATGGTG GGTGTCAACTCACACACCAACACTCCGGTGGAGACATGGACAGGCTCCACAGGGAAACAATCCTACACCTACCTGGTGGAGAAGAACGCGACCATGAGCTTCACTTGGGCCTTCCAGCGCACCCCCTACCACGAGGCG GGCCGGCGGTTCACCAGTGATGTGGCCAAGCTGTACAGCATCAACGTCACCAATGTGCAGGGGGGGGTGGCCTCCTTCTGCCGCcgctgtgccccccagcccactgGGTCCTGTGCCCCGTGTTCCCCTGGCAGTGCCGTGGACCCCAGCTCGggcacctgccagccctgtccgCCTGGCACCTACCTGCGGGGCCACCCCTCCGACGGGACGCCCACCTGCCACCCCTGTGGCCCTGGCACACGCAGCAACCAG ctGCGATCACTATGCTACAACAactgcagcctggcactggcactgccaggccgGATGCTGCACTTCGAGTTCCCATCGCTGGGCCAAGGtgctggggtgggcacagggccCGGCTTCACCCCCAAAGGGCTGCGCTACAGCCATCACTTCCGCCTGAGCCTCTGTGGGCACCAG GGCAGGAAAATGGCCTCATGTGCTGACAATGTGACGGCAGGTCTGGGGGGCCCTGCCCGGGTGGTCACCTCTTATGTGTGTCAGGCCATTCTGGTGCCCTCCGATGTCACCGGTGCCCGCGCCGCTGTGTCTTCTCAGCCTGTCAGCCTGGGTGACCACCTGctgg gtgtcACCACCAGCTCCGTGCTGGACGGCATCGTGTCTCCCCCAGAGCTCTTCCCCCCCAGCCACCCTGACCTGCCTGACATCATCTTCTTCTTCAG GTCCAACGACatgacacagccctgcagtggtgGCCGGGCCACCACCATCCGCCTACGCTGTGACCCCCTGCGTGTCGGCATTGGCACCCTGGCTGTCCCGag CAAATGCCCCGAGGGCACCTGCGACGGCTGCACCTTCCATTTCCTGTGGGTGACGGCCGAGGGATGTCcccgctgctccagctcccaccacCGCCCCATCGTCGGCGCCTGCATCGGCGGCGTTCAG AAAACCACCTACGTGTGGCGGGAGCCCCGGCTGTGCCACGGCGGAGACGGCCTGCCGCCGCAGGTGATCCAGGCGTGCCGGAGCGTGGATTTTTGGCTAAAAGTGGGAATTTCCACTGGGACGGGCGTGGCCGTCTTGCTGGCCGCCCTCGCCGCTTATTTCTGGAAAAAGACTCAAAA GTTGGAATACAAATATTCCAAGCTGGTGATGGACGCGGCGGCCCGGGAGACCGACGCGACGTCGCCCGATAGCTGCGCCATCATGGAGGGGGAGGACGCGGAGGACGAGCTGCTCTTTGCCACCGAAATGTCACTTTTTGGAAAACTTAAAGCCCTGACGGCCAAG CGGATGCCGGATGGATTCGACTCGGTCCCGCTCAAGACCTCATCCAGCAGCACCGATCGCGAGCTGTAA
- the ELAPOR1 gene encoding endosome/lysosome-associated apoptosis and autophagy regulator 1 isoform X2 — MQTQTCRPCAAGTYSLGTGVRFDEWDEVPHGFANVATNLEVDDGFGDAAENCTASTWVPLGDYVASNTDECTATLMYAVSLKQSGTVTFEYIYPDSSIVFEFFVQNDQCQPTVEESRWMRTTEKGWEFHSVELSRGNNVLYWRTTAFSVWSKVPKPVLVRNIGITGVAFTSECFPCKPGTFAPAAGSAACQPCPADTFSGKGATACQPCDPDTYAEPGSGSCKPRPPCTDKDFFYTHTACDARGETQLMYKWAEPKICSEELPQATRLPSSGVKTRCPPCNPGFAKGNSSTCQPCPYGFYSNGSACLSCPEGTEPVLGLEYKWWNVLPPNMETTVLSGINFEYKGIAGWEVAGDYIYTAAGASDSDFMILTLVVPGFSPPSPVLEDTESREVARITFVFETFCSVGCELYFMVGVNSHTNTPVETWTGSTGKQSYTYLVEKNATMSFTWAFQRTPYHEAGRRFTSDVAKLYSINVTNVQGGVASFCRRCAPQPTGSCAPCSPGSAVDPSSGTCQPCPPGTYLRGHPSDGTPTCHPCGPGTRSNQLRSLCYNNCSLALALPGRMLHFEFPSLGQGAGVGTGPGFTPKGLRYSHHFRLSLCGHQGRKMASCADNVTAGLGGPARVVTSYVCQAILVPSDVTGARAAVSSQPVSLGDHLLGVTTSSVLDGIVSPPELFPPSHPDLPDIIFFFRSNDMTQPCSGGRATTIRLRCDPLRVGIGTLAVPSKCPEGTCDGCTFHFLWVTAEGCPRCSSSHHRPIVGACIGGVQKTTYVWREPRLCHGGDGLPPQVIQACRSVDFWLKVGISTGTGVAVLLAALAAYFWKKTQKLEYKYSKLVMDAAARETDATSPDSCAIMEGEDAEDELLFATEMSLFGKLKALTAKRMPDGFDSVPLKTSSSSTDREL, encoded by the exons GTCAACGTGGGTGCCACTGGGGGACTACGTGGCCTCCAACACAGATGAATGCACAGCCACCCTCATGTATGCTGTGAGCCTCAAACAGTCGGGGACTGTCACCTTCGAGTACATCTACCCTGACAGCAGCATCGTCTTCGAATTCTTC GTGCAGAACGACCAGTGCCAGCCCACGGTGGAGGAGTCCCGCTGGATGCGGAcaacagagaagggctgggaaTTCCACAGC GTGGAGCTGAGCCGTGGGAACAACGTGCTGTACTGGCGGACCACCGCCTTCTCCGTCTGGTCCAAGGTGCCTAAACCGGTGCTGGTGAGGAACATCGGCATTACAG GGGTGGCCTTCACTTCGGAGTGCTTCCCCTGCAAGCCCGGCACCTTCGCCCCCGCTGCCGGCTCAGCCgcctgccagccctgtcccgCTGACACCTTCTCTGGCAAAGGGGCCACCGCCTGCCAACCCTGCGACCCTGACACCTACGCCG AGCCCGGCTCGGGGTCCTGCAAGCCACGCCCGCCCTGCACGGACAAGGATTTCTTCTACACCCACACGGCCTGCGACGCCCGTGGGGAG ACCCAGCTGATGTACAAGTGGGCAGAGCCCAAGAtctgcagtgaggagctgccGCAGGCGACCCGGCTGCCATCCTCGGGGGTCAAGACACGATGCCCCCCCTGCAACCCTGGCTTCGCCAAAGGCaacagcagcacctgccagccctgtccctaTGGCTTCTATTCCAACGGCTCCG CCTGTCTCAGTTGCCCAGAGGGCACTGAGCCAGTGCTGGGCTTGGAGTACAAGTGGTGGAACGTGCTGCCCCCCAACATGGAGACCACCGTGCTCAGCGGCATCAACTTCGAGTACAAGGGCATTGCAG gctgggaggtAGCTGGGGACTACATTTACACGGCAGCTGGAGCCTCTGACAGCGACTTCATGATCCTCACGCTGGTGGTCCCTGGCTTCAG CCCTCCAAGCCCAGTGCTAGAggacacagagagcagggaggtggccAGGATCACCTTCGTTTTCGAGACGTTCTGCAGCGTTGGCTGTGAGCTCTACTTTATGGTG GGTGTCAACTCACACACCAACACTCCGGTGGAGACATGGACAGGCTCCACAGGGAAACAATCCTACACCTACCTGGTGGAGAAGAACGCGACCATGAGCTTCACTTGGGCCTTCCAGCGCACCCCCTACCACGAGGCG GGCCGGCGGTTCACCAGTGATGTGGCCAAGCTGTACAGCATCAACGTCACCAATGTGCAGGGGGGGGTGGCCTCCTTCTGCCGCcgctgtgccccccagcccactgGGTCCTGTGCCCCGTGTTCCCCTGGCAGTGCCGTGGACCCCAGCTCGggcacctgccagccctgtccgCCTGGCACCTACCTGCGGGGCCACCCCTCCGACGGGACGCCCACCTGCCACCCCTGTGGCCCTGGCACACGCAGCAACCAG ctGCGATCACTATGCTACAACAactgcagcctggcactggcactgccaggccgGATGCTGCACTTCGAGTTCCCATCGCTGGGCCAAGGtgctggggtgggcacagggccCGGCTTCACCCCCAAAGGGCTGCGCTACAGCCATCACTTCCGCCTGAGCCTCTGTGGGCACCAG GGCAGGAAAATGGCCTCATGTGCTGACAATGTGACGGCAGGTCTGGGGGGCCCTGCCCGGGTGGTCACCTCTTATGTGTGTCAGGCCATTCTGGTGCCCTCCGATGTCACCGGTGCCCGCGCCGCTGTGTCTTCTCAGCCTGTCAGCCTGGGTGACCACCTGctgg gtgtcACCACCAGCTCCGTGCTGGACGGCATCGTGTCTCCCCCAGAGCTCTTCCCCCCCAGCCACCCTGACCTGCCTGACATCATCTTCTTCTTCAG GTCCAACGACatgacacagccctgcagtggtgGCCGGGCCACCACCATCCGCCTACGCTGTGACCCCCTGCGTGTCGGCATTGGCACCCTGGCTGTCCCGag CAAATGCCCCGAGGGCACCTGCGACGGCTGCACCTTCCATTTCCTGTGGGTGACGGCCGAGGGATGTCcccgctgctccagctcccaccacCGCCCCATCGTCGGCGCCTGCATCGGCGGCGTTCAG AAAACCACCTACGTGTGGCGGGAGCCCCGGCTGTGCCACGGCGGAGACGGCCTGCCGCCGCAGGTGATCCAGGCGTGCCGGAGCGTGGATTTTTGGCTAAAAGTGGGAATTTCCACTGGGACGGGCGTGGCCGTCTTGCTGGCCGCCCTCGCCGCTTATTTCTGGAAAAAGACTCAAAA GTTGGAATACAAATATTCCAAGCTGGTGATGGACGCGGCGGCCCGGGAGACCGACGCGACGTCGCCCGATAGCTGCGCCATCATGGAGGGGGAGGACGCGGAGGACGAGCTGCTCTTTGCCACCGAAATGTCACTTTTTGGAAAACTTAAAGCCCTGACGGCCAAG CGGATGCCGGATGGATTCGACTCGGTCCCGCTCAAGACCTCATCCAGCAGCACCGATCGCGAGCTGTAA